ACCGGTAACGAGGTGGTCAAAGTTGGATCCAACACGTCTGTTCTAGGAAAATCAGGTGCTGGTAGGTTACTGCTTAAAGTTGCGTTTAGACAAATTACTAATAAAACATTAGCTTTGAATGGTGTCGGTTTGCGCGTCCTTGACGTTTCAAATGTCATCATCCGTAATCTCAAGGTATACAAACGAGACTTTGTTACGGAACTACTGAGGTTAAACGAGCGTAAAAAATAGATCAGCAAGGTACTTGCCGACGCTGGAGATGCGATTGGCGTGCAAGCTGCCAACCGTGTGTGGATCGACTCCCTTGAGCTCTGGTCCGACAAGGACCACAACAAAGACTATTATGACGGCCTTCTTGATATTACTCATGGTTGCTACGCCGTTACCGTGACCAACAGCTACCTGCATGATCACTGGAAGGCCTCTCTCGTGGGACACTCTGATAATAACAAGAGCGAAGACCTCGGGATTCAAGTTACCTATGCATACAACAAGTGGCAGAACTTGAACTCACGCACTCCCTCTTTCCGCTTCGGCCACGGTCACATCTTCAATAACTAGTACGTTAATGGAGCTTTAACATTAACCATGAGCTAATTAATGGGTAAAATAATAAATAGTTTCCTGAACAACCAAGACGGTATCAACACCCGCGTCGGTGCAGAGCTGCTCGTTCAAAACAACATCTGGGAAGGTTGCAAGAACTCTGTTTACAGTACCGATAATGGCTATGCTAACCTCAGTGGGAATGACTATGGCGGAAAAGCCGCCACTGCCTTAACCAGTAAGTGTACATAACACATAGGAGAAGCCCTTATCTGACGCATCCTTGTAGCTACTTGGAGCTCAGTTGGCTATGGCTACAATCTAAAGGATGCAAGCGAGGTTAAGGGCTATGTAGAATCCGTGGCTGGTGCCAAGCTCTCGTTCTAAATCTCTATTGTAGCATAGTTTGTATGTGATCACGATAGTATGCTCTTGAATTCGATGTTTGTTCCAAATCAAAATACCCTGCACAAAATTCTGTGGACGAAGGACTGGATTGTAGACTTGCATCCAGTGTCTAGTTCTGGGCTAAGGTTAATGACCGAGTGCTGAGGTCAAGCCTAAAGTCATCGAATGTTGCATATACTTGATCATGAAAGCCGATTACTACCACAAGCATTAATAAACAAAGGTTCAAGGCAAAGCAAAATACAAAATATACAGGATACACGCGTTGgaaaggggggggggcggAAGCGCAACTAAAGTCCAGTTAATCAATAATCCTCTTTTTCGTTTGCTTTTTTCAATACTTCCTGATAGTCTTGACCGAGTTTGGCGAGCGTCTTGCTTCGCGCTACAGTCTGCATGAGTACTTGCTGTGCCGGGTGAGTGATGTTACTAACCAAATATACCCAAGACATCTTTCAATAGGTCGCGCTTGTTCATATTCAGCACCGCCGGCTGCCATTTCTCTTCACGGCCGGGCCGGTAATACATCGGTCCAGAAAGCTCTTTAATAAGTTCTTCTGCTTTAGATCGGAAGCCCTCGTCGGCCAATCGCTTGGCATATAGTAATAGAGCTTGCTTGTACTCTGCTGGGCTATCCAGCAGCTGGGCGGCAGCAAGTCTCGATTCCAGGTGGCCTATCCCAGGGTCCATCAATCAAGTACACTATGCCGTAAAGCCAAACTTACCAAGAGTCAACGCAGAGTTCCACCACTGTGGACGGCGAATCGCACTGGTATCTCCGTCCTGACCTCGGATATCCGTGAGTGCAACTTCCATATTTGCTAGTACACCCCGGGCCGAGCTGGGTCCTCGTTGACGACCTGTCCAAGAATCGCTACCGTCTGCCCAACGGGGTTCGCTTACTCGTGTCCAACTCATAAGCGATGCGTCGTAGGAGACTGCGATTCCGGAAGATAGCAGAATCAGGTGGGAGCCGTTGGGTCGGAGCTGAACCGAGTCGATGGAGGTATCGGTGGGGAGAAGAGCGAGGACAGAGGTCGGAGGGAAAAGGGCCGAGGCGGTCCGTACGTTCCTATTGACGGAATGAGATACGCAACCACAAATAAGATAGACTACTTGCCAAGAATAAACCATTCCGGTAGCAGATATGGCAAGAAGAAATGCTTGGACGCTTCAAGATGAGAACAGGGCGAATCAAGTAAAACAGTCGACATGGCCCTGGGGGATTATTAGATCACGCTTACGGCTTTGCAAGGTCAACTTACCGTCGTCCGGTATTCGTATAAAAGTTGATTGCGCCGTCCTCCAATGCTACAGCAACAAAATTGATCGTGGCAACCACCTGGAGTGCCGCGCCAGGCAAGTAATCCAACCAACACGTCTCCGATTTTCGATAGTAATTAATCTCGGTCGGCTTCTCCACTACATAGAAAGTTGATTAATTTTCCCACCCGCATCGAGCAAAACAAACCCTTACTCACCACTCTCGGCGTTCTTGATCTCCACAGTATCAGAATCTTTATCCGATCCTTCGACCTTACAACTCAACGAACTCTTGACGCTCGGAACATCCAATACTCTCGCTCCTACGATAACCGCATTCCCGTCGCCCGAGGCCGGCCGAAGTTCTCGAACCGGTCCGGCGGGCTCGCGCTTCCGGTCCCCGCCAAGCGTACGCGGCTTGAGGTTCACCTTGGTCGCGTTCTCGCCCTTGGGTCCCCACGCGTCGATCGGAACGGACATGTCATGATCACCATCGGCGTCAACACTCTGCGAAAAGGGCAAAGCTGGAGCGTTGGAGAATGTATTGGATGAAGAATTCGGAGCTGTATTTGGCACAGTCGGGACTCTCATTGCCGATGCAGAAGGTATATCCGACGATGCACTCTGGAGAGTAGAGGACGCTGTGGGAATCGCAGGAGCCGGCGTGGCAAGTATCCCACTCCCCGATGAATTCAAGTGACCAATCAGACTGGGCTTGATACGGCGTCTGCCGTCTTTTGTGATCGTCACTTGCTGCTGTCCAGGCACGTAGGTCTCCAGTGTTCCGTTTGTGGACGGTTGCTGTTGCTTTTGCTGTTGGACTGGTTGTTGAGCCTGTTGAGCTCGTTCGAACGCTTCTTTCTGTCTCTGTTGCTCGGCTCTAATCTCTGCGTTCTGCTCGTGGAATCCGAATTTCTTGAGGTATTCGTCCTGAACCGAGTGGGGAACGATTCCCTCCAGCTCAGCCTCTTCAAAGTGAAACGTTGCGACTGTTCCGTCAGAGGAACACGAGTAGAGGGTCAACCCGTCCCATGACCTGAGATAAACGTTGCATCAATAATGCGATCAGAAACGCCATGAGGCGTGATCTCACCATGCTAGATCCATGATCGGACGATCGAAAACTTCTCGAGCCACTACTAACGGCCGAGCATGCTTGGTCTGCCAAACAGAGACCGATTGGTCGTCCGCACCCAGAGCGACGACGCTACAAATGTTAGATGTAGTGGCTGCTGCGTTGGCATTCCGAAGGAATATGTGCGGATTGTATGCCTGAGAAGTTACGTGACAAAGATTGATGTGGGGCAAGAAGGGATACAACGTACCGCGACTTCGACAGTGTTTTCATGACCCACTAGATTGATATCACTCTTCCATTGATTACGCTCAATGACCGCCGCGACAAATACATAACCATTATTATTCATCGCATTTGACGCGGTGATGTGCGCGCCATCTGGGGACCAACTGCGTCGCCATCAACAAAAACCGAAAGGGATGCAAGCATAGGGGACCAACCTCAATCGACGGAAGAACGTGCTCCCAGGAGAATCCTCAAAAGGTTTAGTAATAGTCGCTTCTACTCCCCAATCGGTTGTCCGCCAGACTTTCACAGATTTGTCGTCTGACTGTTGCGAAGCTAAGCCAGATGTCAAGCGAGAGGAGAAATAACGTACCTGAGTAGCTAGGAACTGTCCCACAGGGTCCCATGTAACTCCTTTAACAAACCCCTGGTGTCCATCGAGCTTAATAAGTGGATCTGCAGCCGGTTCGTCAGGAGTGTGCGTAACACGAGGTAAGTGCACGCACTCACCAAGGTTGTATCCGCTCCAGATAATCACAAGCGAATCTAGACCGACGGAGGCGAGGTATCGGTCTTCAGGGGCCCAGGCGAGGTCAGTAACGTCTAAATTAAGTGATAGATTAGTTGTTGTTGTTCTGCCGGCAGGAATGGAGTGAAACTTGCCACTTTCGTGACCAGGTAATCGCTTCAACGCCTTCCATCCTTCAATGTTGACTTCGTCGGATCCGAAAACGCGACCACCACCATTTCTGTGAATCGAGTTAGAGTTTCGGAAGTAACAACAAAGGGGTTCTGCAAAAAAATGCTCACGGGTCCAAATCCCAGATCATAACAATTGTATCGTCAGAGCCAGATGCAAGCCATTTGCCTGAATGAGACCATCGGGTGACCAGTACAGGGCCTGCAAAAGTGCCAAATATTGCGAACAATGATAGTTTGATCGAAAGTAGATAAATTGAGTCGTAAGGAAACGCAGTTTAAATTTGTGCGGTTTGAGGCCGAGGAAATGAAGGCCAGTAGGGGTAACAGCAAGTTTAGCGAGTGCAATATTTCCATCGAAAACGAGCATCACGCGGTTGAGTTATCAGATACACTTAGAGATGAGGAAGAGACATGCATACCAGAGTGCATTCCCAGGGTACATAGAATCCTATTCGTCGCCGTCTCCTCCGCCTCCTTGTTAAGAATAGGTTTGGTCGCCCATATTCGCACCTTGGCATctaaagacagtagtgttCCAGTAGCTTGATTAGAGCAAGGTAAACTATGACTGCTCACCGAGACCTCCCGTTGCTACGCGGCTGCCGTCTGGGTGCACATGAATGGTAAATATTGGCAACCGTTTCTTATTTATAGGATCTGTGGGGTGGTATATAATTTAAAGTATATAATCAGATATGATTGCGTACCCTCATGCTTAATCCAAGCAGGCTTGACGAGCCTCATTCCGTCGTGTCAAGAACAAATGTGGGCGGCGTGGTCAAGAATGGTGTGGGAGGCGTGGTAAATCACACGTGATCGTAAGCGCCGTATACGGGTGTTGTGGCACGTGTTGGGGGAAGCTCGCCAGACCCCCTCTTCCTGGCTCGGCTTCAAGTGCGCTGTAATCCCAATCCCAACTTTCTCAACACTCTTTTGGCGCCCTTATCCTTTTATCATCACCCTACCACCACCCGCCACTGCCCGAACGTTCTTCTCTCCTCTGCCACTGATTTTCTCCCCACTTTGATCTCGTAAACATGGGCGCGAATCTCTCCAAGGCTCTTGGTGCGTTCCTTACTTCAACCCCAATCATATTCGATGCTTATCCATTCTCCGAAATGCAGCCAAGATGTTTGGCAACAAGGAGATGCGGCTGCTCATGCTCGGTCTTGATGCAGCGGGCAAGACAAGTGAGCTGCCTTGTTTCCGCCTCTTGTCCCGCTTTCTTACCCGCTCCTAGCCATCCTGTACAAACTCAAGTTGAATCAGAGCGTGACGACGATCCCGACTGGTAAGGCAGGCTGATATTCTCTGAATTACCCTCGGTTAATAAGTGGCAATCGTCGCAATTAGTCGGATTCAACGTGGAGACTGTAACTTACAAAAACGTCAAGTTTAATGTATGGGACGTTGGCGGACAGGACAAGATCCGTCCTCTTTGGAGACATTACTACACTGGTACGAATATTGATTACTTCCTCTCTCTCCTCGGCGCTAACCCATGGTCCACAGGTACTCAAGGCCTCGTGTTTGTCGTTGACTCACAAGATCGAGAACGTATTGACGAAGCCAAACAAGAATTGCACCGCATCCTCGCGGATAGGGAGATGAAAGAGTGCCTCTTGCTCGTGTTCGCTAACAAGCAAGATCTCCCCGGCGGTATGTTGCTCATCGTTGACGTCAGGCTCTTACTTATCACTTTGCGCCGCTTAGCCATGTCTCCAGCGGAAGTAACCGAGAAGCTCGGCTTGCATAGGATGCGCGACCGTTCGTGGTATGTGCACCCCAGGTAAGGCATCCGTGTTACGCCCAATGATAGTCACTCACCCACTCGATTAGTTGCGCAACCACCGGCGAGGGCCTGTTCGAGGGTCTGCAATGGCTCTCCCAGAACGTCAAGAAGCGGCAGGCTTAACCGTCCTACTGCCGTGCGGCAGGACGCTTGTAGATTCTTATGTTGGCTTGTGGCGTGTTAACACCGGGGCTTTCTTCTCTTTTCTTCCTTTATCCTCCTCTTCTCTTGCTTGTCCTCATGTCCatattctttttctttcttctcaGATTTATCTCTTTTTCTGGTCGTCGAGCCTCCTGGGGATAATATTCTAGTGGGCCAAGTGGACAGGCCGCTTTCTTGTCATGGTGTTGGCTCGCGCAACGGTATCTCTAGTTTACGAACATGGAACGACTGTTTGACATCTTATCCTCTCGTTTATACCATCGTTCCCGTGTGATACACAGCAAGATACGTTTATCAAGCTTCTAGCCAGTCCAAGAACTGAGGTGTGAAATACGAAAGAATAAGTGTCGCCCCTGCCCTGACCATACTCTCGCTCGTTTCAAACGCCATCGTTTTTAGATCGTACACCCCTGCGTTTGCACCGGCAACGACCATCGCGTACTCTCCGCTTACCTGTACGATCGCAATTGAGGCGTATGCTCAAATTGAATATCAAATCGAGTACCTACCTGGTAACATGCGAGCGGATGGGACGGAGCCATGCGTTGCGCATCAGCGAGCACATCGAGGTACGGCAAAGCAGGCTTGACCATAATAATATCGGCACCCTCGTTGATATCCCGAGTCTACAACACGACCTTCAATCAAACTCTATTCTTCGCAAGCAGGCATCAAAACTCACAATCGCACGTTGAGCTAGGCCACGCGCATTCGGCGGAAGTTGGTAACATTTGCGATCACCAAAGTTGGGCACGCTCCCAGCTGCCTCCCTGTCAACCCACCCCACCCCCCAAAAAACATCCGCCAATCAATACAACAATACAAACCAAAAACACGTAAATGAGTATGAACGCACCTAAACGGACCATACAGTCCCGACGCAAATTTGGCCGAATAGCTCATCAGCGTGCACTGATTCGCCAATCGCGCATCGATCAGTTTACGCTTGATGGCCGCAATCCGTCCGTCCATCATGTCGCTGGGCGCAACGCAGTGCGCACCCGCTTGGGCATACGCGAGCGCAACGTCGGCGATGCGTTCGGCCGAGGTTGCCTGGTCGATGATGCGTGTGCCTGGCAAGAGGTATCCGCAGTGCCCGTGCGAGGTGTATTCGCACAGACAGACGTCGGCTGCGATGTACAGTTCGGGAAATAGCGATTTGAGCTTTTTGATGGCGAGGATGACAGGTCCGTTGGGGTCGTCTGCGGGGGTTCCGTGGTCGTCCTGTTTTGGTCGAGTTAGGCGGTGGGAGGTGGGG
The window above is part of the Rhizoctonia solani chromosome 7, complete sequence genome. Proteins encoded here:
- a CDS encoding pectate lyase; amino-acid sequence: MKFTASALALITGLGVVSANPLLQKRASASDSAPLGYATLSGGTTGGGSATPVTVTTLDELKAAVTGNSAKVIIISGSITGNEVVKVGSNTSVLGKSGAALNGVGLRVLDVSNVIIRNLKISKVLADAGDAIGVQAANRVWIDSLELWSDKDHNKDYYDGLLDITHGCYAVTVTNSYLHDHWKASLVGHSDNNKSEDLGIQVTYAYNKWQNLNSRTPSFRFGHGHIFNNYFLNNQDGINTRVGAELLVQNNIWEGCKNSVYSTDNGYANLSGNDYGGKAATALTTTWSSVGYGYNLKDASEVKGYVESVAGAKLSF
- a CDS encoding ADP-ribosylation factor family codes for the protein MGANLSKALAKMFGNKEMRLLMLGLDAAGKTTILYKLKLNQSVTTIPTVGFNVETVTYKNVKFNVWDVGGQDKIRPLWRHYYTGTQGLVFVVDSQDRERIDEAKQELHRILADREMKECLLLVFANKQDLPGAMSPAEVTEKLGLHRMRDRSWYVHPSCATTGEGLFEGLQWLSQNVKKRQA
- a CDS encoding delta-aminolevulinic acid dehydratase yields the protein MFMYPIFITDDPQAEVDIAALPGQKRWGVDRLEGFLGPLVQKGLKSVILFGVPLNCTKDDHGTPADDPNGPVILAIKKLKSLFPELYIAADVCLCEYTSHGHCGYLLPGTRIIDQATSAERIADVALAYAQAGAHCVAPSDMMDGRIAAIKRKLIDARLANQCTLMSYSAKFASGLYGPFREAAGSVPNFGDRKCYQLPPNARGLAQRAITRDINEGADIIMVKPALPYLDVLADAQRMAPSHPLACYQVSGEYAMVVAGANAGVYDLKTMAFETSESMVRAGATLILSYFTPQFLDWLEA